TGCATAATTGCAAACGCCACACACTGATGATTACCCAACAACGGCAAATCGTTAAATCCGAAAGTTTTCAACGATGAATGTCTGCGTCAGCGCTCCATTTCCAGGACCTCATTATACTATTGATTAGCCTACATTATGCGCTTCACTGCACCGGCCTCATTTAACCCCCACTGTGACCCTCACAGAAAAATAACTAGagcccttggggggggggggtcgtctgGGAAGTTGTTGTCGTTCCCTCGGGAAAGTCCCGACACGCAGAAAGGAGCACATTTGTAAAAGCAGAAGTATGCAAGTGTAATAATAACAAACCCTCCCCCAAAACAATGTCACGGTGACGTCACCAAATATGGGCGTGTCCTGCGAATCCTCTTATTTGCTTAGGCTGCAAGGAATTTAAGCAACTTTGGGCTTGTGTAGAAAAAAATGACACCCACTCAGTTTGTGCTTTGAGGAAGAAAATAGCGCTTTGCCGCTCCACATCTGCTGACATGTTTTCCCCGCTTTTGCCCTTTGCACTGGCCCAGTTTGCCCGACCCCCACCACCGCATCTGCGCGACATGTAagcgagctgagctgagctgcgcGCACCGGCGAGGAGGGggtggaaagaagaaaaaacaaaaatggacttCAAATCGGAGCTGCTCAAGTCCATCTGGTACGCGTTCACCTCGCTGGATGTGGAGAAGTGCGGGAAAGTGTCCAAATCTCAGTTGAAGGTAAGTTGCGAGTTTTTATTGACGTGGAGGGGGGAAGCACTGGAAGGGCAAAGGGCATTAAAGTGGACTTTTCCTTTCTAGTCatgctcctgtttttttttgtgtgttgttgtctgaagttcaaataaatgtcaaatattTAACATCACCATCACTTGCTTTAAAATAAATTCTAATCATGtcgaatgtgttttttttaatacttccTGCTTGCTTGAGTGGAAGCTCCGCTAGGTGAAAAGATTCCAGGGAACTTGTGGAAAGCTGCCCTGACATGTCGCAATTTCTTCCTGCTCCTGTGTGTTAGTTTTTatgtctcatttaaaaaaaaaaagaaaaaatgaggcCAAGAATAAGTTTGTGTGCTGGCCTTTATTTAGAGTCACACCCTTTTCTATTGCTTTATTATTGTGTTTCTAATGAAtctaatttatttgtatttaatatGGTGTTGTGGTATTTGATTTGATCCACATGATAAAATTGCATGTCAAATTTGCAGTTATGTACACTACCCACTActacaaacaattttgtgaccccaaacttttgaacggtaatgtatatatttattcagataattatttatagattatatatataatcttctgtgtaaaaaatcttataatatacatgtatacttatattcatagattatatagaatcttatacaaatataagatataatttacaatatttaattcataatattttattataataatatttacactaccgttcaaaagtttggggtcacccaaaggGATTTTAAATGGTCTTAATTGGCCTTTtcaccatatatgataattgttgtCGTTGAGGTGCTTTCCCACAACTTGTACACGGTGCTGAACATCCCACACGACCCGGTGGCCTTGGAGGAGCATTTCCAGGACGACGATGACGGCCCCGTGTCCAATCACGGCTACATGCCTTACCTCAATAAATACATCCTGGATAAGGTATTGTTTGGAATCCTGCCGGCGTTGTAATGTGTCTAACGCCATGTTGCGCATTGCAGGTGAAAGAAGGCATGTTCGACAAGGAGAAGTTTGACGACCTGTGCTGGACGATGACCATGAAGAAGAACCGAAAGGGGCCGCCGCCAGAAGGGGCGCTGTTGTCCGAGAGGAACTGCTTCAAGCTCTTTTGCCTGTTTAACCTCCTCTCCGAGGACCGCTACCCGCTGGTCATGATCCCGCAGGAGGTaagcgagggagggggggggggggcggaaaaGCCGGGCGGGACGTTTTTCAACTTTACAGTTAATGAGGCTCTTCCTTCCTGTGATTTCCCAGGAATTTTTTTTGCACCTTTCCTGAGTCCcaggaataaaataaacaccttcattttctttctttattatatatgtaccgtaattttcggactataagtcgtgtttttttttatagtttgggtgggggttagggttagggttagacttatactcaggagcgacttatatacgtacatatgtatgttttttttcacttttttgggcattttatggctggtgcgacttatactccggtgcgacttatagtctgaaaattacggtatgtcaaTTTATCATACCTATTATAATCCCAAAGAGAAATTAAATTTGCTCTCCAGGTATGAAAAAATGTTCCTTGTATCTTACTAACAATATATTAATGATTGAACAAGGTGGAATATCTCCTGAAGAAAATCTGCAGCGCCATGAGTCAGGAATGGGACGGCAAGCCCCTGGAGGACTTGGTCTCCCAGAATCCAGAGCTGCATGAAGAAGGCTTGTCCGTTTGGAGTTTCCTGGAGCACATGGATGCCGGACGCCTGCTGCGCTTCACCGGCGCCGAGGCCTTCAGCCTGGCCCTACACGAGGTCTTCCTGGAGATGTACCACAACGTCCTAAAGCGGGTGCGTGAGCCGGCCGCCGTTTACTGGAATTCGATCTTATAATGTGACATGACGGCGGCAGGGCTACATGTGGAAAAAAGGTCACGTGCGGCGGAACTGGACGGAGCGCTGGTTCGTACTCAAACCGTCCTCCATGGCCTACTACGTCGGCGAGGACCTGAAAGACAAACGAGGAGAGATCCACCTGGACAAGACCTGCGTCATCGAGGTCAGTTGGGGGGGGCGGCAGGATGGGCACTTGGATGGTTCTAATCATCTGCTCATTGCAGCCCATTCCGGACAGAGAAGGCAAACGTTGCTTGTTCTGCGTCAAAACTCACAACAAAACGTACGAGATGAGCGCGTCGGACCAGAGACAGAAAGTTGAGTGGACGCAAGGTGGGTGCGACGCGCTTTCGAATCGTCATAACTGGATGGGAACcaagcgtgcgtgtgcgcgtatcCAGCCGTGCAGACGGCCCTGCGTCTTCAGAGCGAGGGCAAGCCGTCGCTGCACCGCGAGCTGAAGGTCAAGAGGCGGGTTCAGCGGGAGCACAGCCAACGGGAACGCAGCTGCAGTGCccgcagcagctgcagcagccaATCGGAAGACTCCAGCAACTTGGAGGCGGAGCACGCTGATAAGGACCGGCAGGACTTGGAGATAGAGAGCATCATACAGGTCCGACTtggggacacttcattagggacgCTTATGCAGGTCTTCACAATTTTGTGTCTCGTAGCACGCGCGGGAGCTGGAAACCCGGCGGCGGGAGGTGGAGGAACGGGAGAGGAGGAAGCAGAGGGAAGTTCAGATGGAGCTGGAGAGACAACTTGAAGAGGCCCAGATGGTCAgttggttgatgtttttttaGGCACAGTTTTTGGTGAATAATAAATGCTCGCTTGATGTGGTGGTGCCAGATGAGGGAGAGCATGAGGGCGGAGATGCAGGAGAGGGCCAAGGAGGCCGAGCAGCAGCGGCAGAGGATACAAGAGCTGGAGGTCACGCAGCGCAAAATGGAGGCCGCGCTCAACATGGAGATCCAGGCGCGGATGGAGGAGGAGAGGGCCAGGCAGGAGCTGGAGAGGTCACTCGCACCCGAACACACAAGACATCTTAAAGACTTAAATAAATGCAATAAATGAATATCCTCGATTTTTGCTGTCCCGCTTATAGACTGCTGGAGGCCgaagaggagaagaagcagcagTTCCAGCTTCTCCAGGAGCAGCAGCGGGTCCTGCGCCGCCTCAGCCCCGACGAGGACAGCGACACGCCCGACACGGACCACGACGTGGACCTCCAGGCTCCCGACGCCCTTCACTCAGCATCCCTTGAGCTCCGAGATTTGCAGGCGTCACGGCAGAGAAGCCACCAGCATTTGGAGGTGATCAATCCTTTGCCCGCTTTCACGTTTGCACTGTAACGCCGTTCTA
This is a stretch of genomic DNA from Syngnathus typhle isolate RoL2023-S1 ecotype Sweden linkage group LG21, RoL_Styp_1.0, whole genome shotgun sequence. It encodes these proteins:
- the LOC133145166 gene encoding differentially expressed in FDCP 6 homolog, with the protein product MDFKSELLKSIWYAFTSLDVEKCGKVSKSQLKVLSHNLYTVLNIPHDPVALEEHFQDDDDGPVSNHGYMPYLNKYILDKVKEGMFDKEKFDDLCWTMTMKKNRKGPPPEGALLSERNCFKLFCLFNLLSEDRYPLVMIPQEVEYLLKKICSAMSQEWDGKPLEDLVSQNPELHEEGLSVWSFLEHMDAGRLLRFTGAEAFSLALHEVFLEMYHNVLKRGYMWKKGHVRRNWTERWFVLKPSSMAYYVGEDLKDKRGEIHLDKTCVIEPIPDREGKRCLFCVKTHNKTYEMSASDQRQKVEWTQAVQTALRLQSEGKPSLHRELKVKRRVQREHSQRERSCSARSSCSSQSEDSSNLEAEHADKDRQDLEIESIIQHARELETRRREVEERERRKQREVQMELERQLEEAQMMRESMRAEMQERAKEAEQQRQRIQELEVTQRKMEAALNMEIQARMEEERARQELERLLEAEEEKKQQFQLLQEQQRVLRRLSPDEDSDTPDTDHDVDLQAPDALHSASLELRDLQASRQRSHQHLEEVQEKLRNASQHVRHWNVQLNRLMKPIGPGERLEHRSTKHSCPKKEGALASNEFISKFKIRDARNLGALKEYRHTPEENMEALHLSDDSDEAAESSNGTI